A section of the Castanea sativa cultivar Marrone di Chiusa Pesio chromosome 12, ASM4071231v1 genome encodes:
- the LOC142619675 gene encoding uncharacterized protein LOC142619675: MRSANNSVETINAAATAIVSAETRVQPTTSSKRRWGSCWSLYWCFGSQKNSKRISHAVLGPEPVVPGAAVPANENPTPPTAIVLPFIAPPSSPASFLQSDPPSASQSPAKFLSLTSLSVNAYSPGGTASNYTIGPYAYETQLVSPPILSTLTTEPSTAPFTPPPESVHQTTPSSPEVPFAQLLTSSLDRSRRNSGTNQKFALSYYEFQPYQQYPGSPGGYLISPGSAISNSGTSTPFPDRRPILEFRMGESPKLLGFDHFSARKWGSRLGSGSLTPDGVGLGSRLGSGSLTPDGMGLGSRLNSGSMTPDGVGLGSRLGSGSLTPDVMGPASRGSYLLENQISESVSLANLGNGCQNNGTIIDHRVSFELTGEDVARCLANKSAASIRNASESSQDIVAEAPTDREGIKTDTNNCCELPVSETSSETPEKASEEGEEQSYRKHRSVSLGSIKEFNFDNTKGEVSDKPTIGSAWWANEKVSGKEARPGSNGAFFLMLQSGVS; the protein is encoded by the exons ATGAGAAGCGCGAATAACAGCGTCGAGACTATAAACGCCGCTGCCACTGCTATCGTCTCCGCCGAGACTCGTGTCCAGCCCACCACTTCTTCa aaAAGAAGATGGGGAAGCTGCTGGAGCCTATATTGGTGCTTTGGATCTCAGAAGAACAGCAAGCGAATTAGCCATGCTGTCCTTGGTCCTGAGCCGGTGGTACCTGGAGCTGCTGTGCCTGCTAATGAAAACCCAACCCCCCCAACTGCCATTGTACTACCCTTCATTGCCCCTCCCTCTTCTCCTGCGTCCTTCCTACAATCAGATCCTCCATCTGCTTCCCAATCACCTGCCAAATTCCTGTCCCTCACTTCTCTTTCTGTCAATGCCTATTCACCAGGTGGAACTGCATCCAATTATACCATAGGCCCTTATGCATACGAGACACAATTAGTCTCGCCCCCAATATTATCTACATTAACAACCGAACCATCTACTGCTCCTTTCACTCCCCCTCCTGAATCTGTGCATCAGACAACACCTTCATCTCCTGAAGTGCCATTTGCTCAACTGCTAACGTCTTCACTTGACCGCAGTCGTAGAAACAGTGGGACTAATCAGAAGTTTGCATTATCCTATTATGAATTCCAGCCTTATCAACAGTACCCAGGAAGCCCAGGTGGCTACTTAATATCACCTGGGTCAGCAATCTCGAATTCTGGAACATCAACTCCTTTCCCTGATAGACGCCCTATCCTAGAGTTCCGCATGGGGGAGTCTCCCAAACTCTTGGGCTTTGATCATTTTTCAGCTCGTAAATGGGGTTCAAGGCTAGGTTCTGGATCTTTGACCCCAGATGGTGTGGGGCTCGGTTCAAGGCTAGGCTCTGGATCTTTGACTCCGGATGGTATGGGGCTGGGTTCAAGGTTAAACTCTGGATCTATGACACCAGATGGTGTGGGGTTGGGCTCGAGGTTGGGTTCTGGATCTTTGACGCCTGATGTTATGGGTCCTGCCTCTCGAGGCAGTTACCTTTTGGAGAACCAGATTTCTGAAAGTGTATCCCTCGCCAACTTAGGGAATGGATGTCAAAATAATGGAACTATAATTGATCACAGAGTATCATTTGAGTTGACAGGGGAAGATGTTGCTCGCTGTCTTGCAAATAAATCAGCGGCATCTATTAGAAACGCATCAGAATCTTCACAGGATATAGTTGCAGAAGCCCCAACTGATAGAGAAGGGATAAAAACAGACACCAACAATTGTTGTGAGTTGCCTGTTAGTGAAACATCCAGTGAAACACCTGAAAAAGCTTCAGAGGAAGGGGAGGAGCAGAGCTATCGGAAGCATCGTTCTGTTTCTCTTGGATCAATCAAAGAGTTCAATTTTGACAACACAAAAGGAGAAGTGTCTGATAAGCCCACCATTGGCTCTGCGTGGTGGGCAAATGAAAaggtatcagggaaggaagctAGGCCTGGCAGCAACGGGGCTTTCTTCCTAATGCTGCAATCAGGGGTCAGCTGA